In Eremothecium gossypii ATCC 10895 chromosome V, complete sequence, the genomic stretch GTGACTGCTGTTGGATTATGTGGTGTAATGTATGGGTGTCAAATCTCCGAACGCCCTGGAATTTCCACCATGTAGCGGAGGTGTATGGGTTCGCCACTCGCTCTTGTTTGCGTCCCTCCTCTACGAGCGCGCCGGCGGGCTGGGCTCGTCCCGGGCCCAGGACGGGCCCAGCGCAGCGCCTGTCGGCGTCCGCAGCGCGGCGTCCGCACAAGTGAAAAGATACATGTTCCAACGCTGCTTGCAACATAGCTGCTAGATCACAGTATAGAACCAAAGATGGCTGTATGTGATATAATAGACAACGAAATGGATATTCCGTGGCGCACGCAAGGGGACAGTTGAGAGCCAGGTAGAAGCAGCCGCGCTGCTCACCCTGGGCCGTCTCTGgatgcgctgctgcaggccTGACAGAATACTAACGCACCACACAGGCTAAGAAGTCCTTCAAGATCAAGCAAAAGTTGGCTAAGGCCAAGAACCAGAACAGACCATTGCCACAATGGTTCAGATTGAAGACCAACAACACCATCCGCTACAACGCCAAGAGAAGACACTGGAGAAGAACTAAGATGGGCATCTAAGCAGGTCGTCAGGCTGTGCTCTTTGTTTTTGCCCGCATTAGTAGTGTAATTATCTAATGGTATATCGTCGATAATATATACATCCATTCAGAGGAGTTGAATTTACGCGTGCAGGAGCATTGCGGGCAGAGACGCTCAGAGAGATTCCCATTGTTCTATAACACCGAAATCATTAAACATTCAGATACTATCTAGCTTGAAAAGTGTTTGAAAGCTCATCATCGGTATCTGCCGAACACAATGCACACTGCCGGACGTGACCACACATCCTAGCAATCTACTAGCGCGGCCGTCGCGTGCGGAGCGGCCGATGGGGCACCCGGCAGAAATCGCTGGTCTATCTTTTTGCCCTGTTTAAGTACTTTTCGGAGACATTGCTTTTCCGGCGAGTCGCTTTCCTGCGTCCGTTAGGGCTGGGGTGAGATAGTAACGCACGTTCACTTGTAGCCGAGAAGCCCCTTATGGTGGCCGGGGAGCGCGATATGCGCCGAACATGCATTCTGTATAAAATTAACAAAGTTTTCTACGGTACCTAGCTGAAGAACTCCGGCTTGGGACCAAAGTCGTCTTCTTGGATGATGGCGCCCGCCTTGCGTGTCAGCTCCACGTACTGGCACTCCTCAGCCTGCAGAAGATTGCTCGCGGTCGGCCGTTTCCGATAGTCGGGCTCAATCATCCAGATGACCAGCTTTTCCAGTGAGTCGTTATCTATGAGGAAACGGGGGACCCACGCGGGTATATGTTTGATGCGGCCGCTGCCAGCGTTGTAGCTGCAAGGGCGGGAAACCTCGGTTATGTTGGTGGAGTTGATGTCGGTAGAAGAGAAAATGGACGTGGTGTATATTTCGGTGCTGCTTAGCCTTCCGGCGTCCGAGAGATCGCCCGAGCGCAGCTTGTGCCAGGCGTTGCCATTGTCCGGTAGCACGACGTTAGCAGCTATCTCGACAATCATCAAGCCGAGAGAGAAGATATCTGCCCTGAAGTCGTATATGCCATCGGAGATGATTTCCGGCGCGATGTACTCGCGATCGCCTTCGTTCTCGAACGCCTTGTCCGTAAGCGGCAGCTTGGTGGCCATGCCGAAGTCCCCGAGCTTTAGGTTGCCCTCGAATGTTATCATAATATTGGCCGGTTTGAGATCTAGGTGTACAATTGAGCAGGTTTCGTGGAGGAAACGCAGCCCGAGACATACCTCTACTATGATCTTCCATATGCGCCAGTCTTCCAGTCGCTTTGACCGCGCGACGAGCTGCTCTTGCAAAAACTGGTCCAGGTTCCCGTTCTCGCACAGCTCTGTCATAGCGTAGTAAGTGCCCTGGTATTCCCAGGAGGATATGAACTGCACAACGTACTCGCGGCCTTCCGCGTCGCTTGTCTCCTGGCTGATTTCGGAGAGGAGCTGTATCTCCTGGATAATGCGGCTCCTGGAATAATGCTTCTTTGGCGCCATGCTTTTAACTGCGTACTTTGCAGAGGTCTCCGGGAAGGTTACTTGATAGACCGTTGAAAACTGGCCGCGACCAAGCAGGGTGACGTTCGAGAAGTTCGCCCCGAGGTGCTCGTCGGGGttgcgcgcccgcgcgctcTGCGATGCATGCGATGTACCCACTAGACGGCGCTTTCCCTGCTGGCGGGTGGTTGTAACCGGCGGCCGCAGCCTGTCTGGCTGCGGACTGCGCTTTCTCGGTGTTCTTAGTGGGGAAGAGTTGAACACGGGCTCCTCGTCCCCACTGCCGAACAGATCGTCCGTGAACTGTTGCAGCATGTTAGAGAGGTCGGTGTTCTTGATGACCTTTGAGCGGCGTTTCATCCGCTGCGCAGGCATGTCATTTTTGCTGTCGAGTCTCTGTGCCCTATGCTGGTATGTTGGAGAGCTTTCAATGGGCGGTGTCCCCGGCTTGAAGAGCGGGAAGTTCTTGAACGGTTGCGTATCGTGGGGGACACTCGATGAGCCATACACGGAGCAGTCCATGGGCGACTCCATTATCGACGAGTGCGGCGATTTTTTCACCGGAGTATCTGGGATTATCAGTTTTTGAGGTAGGAGATTTGACCGCATTTTGGACATGAGCCCCTTTTGCTGGAAGGCAGACTGATCAGGCTTCACGTCCTTGAATAATTGGCATTCCGGGAACTTGCGCATCTTTTTCTTGTTGCCCAGCGGGCTGTATGCCATGTTTCTTGCGTTCTCGTCTTCTACTGAGTCATTGTCACGCGACTGAGAGCGATCCGATATTAAGGGGGGCTTCATTTCACATTTGCTCGCACTTCTCTTTAAGTTTTTGTCGTGCCTCGGGGGAAATGGACGCCACAGGTTATCTCCCCGGTGGAACTCCTTATCACCATCTCCTTGGCACATAGCCGTGCCAGACAGAAACTCGAGGCCCCCATTGTCTTCCTCGCGTACGCGGACTGGCAAGTCCCGTGACGTCGTTAGGGGGGCGAGCTTTCTGCTCGCATTCTCAAGCGAGAGGTTCAGTGTGCCCACACTTCTGCACAGGCCCGCGGCCTGCCGCGACGAGTAGAAACGCAAGTTGTTGGACGGCGTCGCCGGCTGCGTGCGGTCGCTGTCGCCCTCGCTCTCGAGATCCGCCTCGCTaagctcctcctcctcgtg encodes the following:
- the RPL39 gene encoding 60S ribosomal protein eL39 (Syntenic homolog of Saccharomyces cerevisiae YJL189W (RPL39); 1-intron), with the protein product MAAKKSFKIKQKLAKAKNQNRPLPQWFRLKTNNTIRYNAKRRHWRRTKMGI
- the SWE1 gene encoding tyrosine protein kinase SWE1 (Syntenic homolog of Saccharomyces cerevisiae YJL187C (SWE1)), with the translated sequence MTLRHDSMAALRESPFLNRKHTLSPALRFNCMVHEEEELSEADLESEGDSDRTQPATPSNNLRFYSSRQAAGLCRSVGTLNLSLENASRKLAPLTTSRDLPVRVREEDNGGLEFLSGTAMCQGDGDKEFHRGDNLWRPFPPRHDKNLKRSASKCEMKPPLISDRSQSRDNDSVEDENARNMAYSPLGNKKKMRKFPECQLFKDVKPDQSAFQQKGLMSKMRSNLLPQKLIIPDTPVKKSPHSSIMESPMDCSVYGSSSVPHDTQPFKNFPLFKPGTPPIESSPTYQHRAQRLDSKNDMPAQRMKRRSKVIKNTDLSNMLQQFTDDLFGSGDEEPVFNSSPLRTPRKRSPQPDRLRPPVTTTRQQGKRRLVGTSHASQSARARNPDEHLGANFSNVTLLGRGQFSTVYQVTFPETSAKYAVKSMAPKKHYSRSRIIQEIQLLSEISQETSDAEGREYVVQFISSWEYQGTYYAMTELCENGNLDQFLQEQLVARSKRLEDWRIWKIIVEVCLGLRFLHETCSIVHLDLKPANIMITFEGNLKLGDFGMATKLPLTDKAFENEGDREYIAPEIISDGIYDFRADIFSLGLMIVEIAANVVLPDNGNAWHKLRSGDLSDAGRLSSTEIYTTSIFSSTDINSTNITEVSRPCSYNAGSGRIKHIPAWVPRFLIDNDSLEKLVIWMIEPDYRKRPTASNLLQAEECQYVELTRKAGAIIQEDDFGPKPEFFS